A genomic region of Rhipicephalus sanguineus isolate Rsan-2018 chromosome 3, BIME_Rsan_1.4, whole genome shotgun sequence contains the following coding sequences:
- the LOC119388362 gene encoding protein KRTCAP2 homolog: MLLFAAMQIYKAHLASSQPMTILGGFLGSVLFMLILTAVSNLENHFFGKNFQTKLIPEVLICLVVAMVASGLVHRVCVTTCLIFSLVALYYISRISIKVHGTGAAPVTAATLPKGKKGK; the protein is encoded by the exons ATGTTGCTTTTCGCGGCTATGCAAATTTACAAAGCTCACCTGGCGTCCAGCCAACCGATGACCATCCTCGGCGGCTTCCTTGGATCTGTGCTCTTTATGTTAATCCTCACT GCCGTTTCCAACTTGGAAAACCACTTCTTCGGAAAGAACTTCCAGACAAAGCTGATTCCTGAAG TGCTCATCTGCTTGGTGGTTGCCATGGTGGCATCTGGCCTGGTGCACCGAGTTTGTGTCACAACATG CCTCATCTTTTCCCTCGTGGCCCTCTACTACATCTCGAGAATATCCATCAAGGTTCACGGAACTGGTGCGGCCCCAGTGACTGCAGCTACCCTCCCCAAAGGCAAGAAAGGCAAATAG